One Campylobacterota bacterium DNA window includes the following coding sequences:
- the trmA gene encoding tRNA (uridine(54)-C5)-methyltransferase TrmA has translation MQCNYFGVCGSCRDYESGYEGQLEHKLAHVRDMFVPLYGGEIEVFRSPSQRFRSRAEFKIYHDDEGMSYAMNRLDRQGMLRIAGCGIVSEPIADAMERLLPAVSELGMGYKLFGADFLASRDNEVLVSLLYHRRLDDAWLSQARQLEERLGIGVIGRSRGQKIVASRDYVTETIRVGERDYRYVHIENSFTQPNAQVNAEMIGWSLQQLGGIGGDLLELYCGAGNFTIPFASRFDRVLATEISKSSIAAARENMKLNGVDNIDFVRMSAEEFTMALDRVRVFNRMEGVDLDDYRLKTLFVDPPRAGLGEEPCAFAARFEHLLYISCNPETLVRDLEILERTHKITGMAAFDQFPYTHHLEMGVKLVKKEGVL, from the coding sequence GTGCAGTGTAATTATTTCGGGGTCTGCGGCAGCTGCCGCGATTATGAAAGCGGATACGAGGGGCAGCTCGAACACAAGCTCGCACACGTTCGCGACATGTTTGTTCCGCTCTACGGAGGGGAAATAGAGGTTTTTCGCTCCCCAAGCCAACGCTTCCGCTCCCGCGCCGAATTCAAAATCTATCACGACGACGAGGGGATGAGTTATGCGATGAATCGCCTCGATCGGCAGGGGATGCTCCGGATCGCAGGATGCGGCATCGTCTCAGAACCCATCGCGGATGCTATGGAGCGCCTTCTCCCGGCCGTTTCCGAGCTCGGAATGGGATACAAACTTTTCGGCGCCGATTTTCTCGCCTCGCGGGATAATGAGGTGCTGGTCAGCCTCCTGTATCACCGCAGACTCGACGACGCGTGGCTTTCGCAGGCACGGCAGCTCGAAGAGCGGCTGGGCATCGGGGTCATCGGGCGCAGCCGCGGGCAAAAGATCGTTGCCAGCCGCGATTACGTTACCGAAACGATTCGGGTAGGGGAACGCGATTACCGTTACGTCCATATCGAAAACAGCTTTACCCAGCCCAATGCACAGGTCAACGCGGAGATGATCGGCTGGTCGCTGCAACAGCTGGGTGGAATCGGCGGCGACCTCCTCGAGCTTTACTGCGGTGCGGGGAACTTTACGATACCGTTCGCGTCACGTTTCGATCGGGTCCTCGCGACCGAAATTTCCAAATCCTCCATCGCCGCTGCCAGAGAGAACATGAAACTCAACGGCGTCGACAATATCGATTTTGTCCGGATGAGCGCCGAAGAATTTACGATGGCGCTCGACCGCGTGCGCGTGTTCAACCGAATGGAGGGGGTCGATCTGGATGATTACCGCCTCAAAACCCTTTTCGTGGACCCGCCGCGCGCGGGGCTGGGTGAAGAGCCCTGCGCGTTTGCGGCACGGTTTGAGCATCTCCTGTATATTTCCTGCAACCCCGAGACTTTGGTGCGCGATCTCGAAATCCTCGAACGGACCCATAAAATCACCGGGATGGCGGCATTCGATCAGTTTCCCTATACCCACCATCTGGAGATGGGAGTCAAACTGGTCAAGAAAGAAGGGGTGTTATGA
- a CDS encoding diacylglycerol kinase, with product MKNKFLGTGERGYHPWRKFRIILSGLRFAVIYDFSVLYKIILSVAVLIPVMIFSDKLNASLIVLATGVMLSAEIFNTAIEAMCDFMETRYNEKILIIKDIAAAAAGISIFAWLAVLAFELVELLPLLRSIAG from the coding sequence ATGAAAAACAAATTCCTGGGAACGGGGGAGCGCGGATACCATCCGTGGCGGAAGTTTCGGATTATCCTCTCGGGGCTGCGCTTTGCCGTTATTTACGACTTCAGCGTCCTCTACAAAATCATCCTCTCGGTCGCGGTTTTGATTCCCGTGATGATTTTCAGCGACAAACTCAATGCGTCGCTGATCGTTCTGGCAACAGGGGTAATGCTCTCGGCGGAGATTTTCAACACGGCAATCGAAGCGATGTGCGATTTCATGGAGACCCGCTACAACGAAAAAATCCTCATCATCAAGGACATTGCCGCAGCAGCGGCGGGAATTAGCATCTTTGCGTGGCTGGCGGTATTGGCGTTCGAGCTGGTCGAACTTTTACCGCTTTTGCGTTCTATCGCCGGATAA
- the glmU gene encoding bifunctional UDP-N-acetylglucosamine diphosphorylase/glucosamine-1-phosphate N-acetyltransferase GlmU, with protein sequence MSHSLSIVILAAGKGSRMKSPTAKVLHRICGREMLYYSIKAAREITDDVIVVIAHQKEAVKAAMERHFEGLTFVVQDAENFPGTGGAMKGVTPKYDDVLVLNGDMPLITRGSIERFLANPADIVMSVIPLDDPSGYGRVVIEAGSVERIVEEKDATEAQKAINTVNAGVYAFKHHVLQNYIPRLSNNNAQGEYYLTDVIEMARGDGLSIAPLYVGEEEFKGVNSKADLAHAEEIMMERIRKAWMDAGVILQLPQTIYIEEGVRFVGECIVENGARLCGESLIENSHVKAHSVIEDSTLRNSDVGPLAHLRPQSVLENTHVGNFVEVKKSHLRGVKAGHLSYLGDADIDEGTNIGAGTITCNYDGMKKYRTVIGKNVFVGSDSQLVAPVEIADNVMIAAGTTLTAGKYESGILVLSRTPVRKVAGFFAKFFGKGKEC encoded by the coding sequence ATGTCCCATTCTCTTTCTATCGTCATTCTCGCCGCCGGAAAAGGGAGTCGGATGAAATCGCCCACAGCCAAGGTCCTCCATCGGATCTGCGGGCGCGAAATGCTCTATTACAGCATCAAGGCGGCCCGGGAGATCACCGACGACGTTATCGTCGTCATCGCCCATCAAAAAGAGGCGGTAAAAGCGGCAATGGAACGCCATTTCGAAGGCTTGACCTTTGTCGTGCAGGATGCCGAAAACTTCCCCGGAACGGGCGGAGCGATGAAGGGAGTGACCCCCAAATACGACGACGTCCTCGTCCTCAACGGCGACATGCCCCTCATCACGCGCGGCTCGATCGAGCGTTTCCTCGCCAATCCCGCCGACATCGTCATGTCGGTCATCCCCCTCGATGATCCCAGCGGATACGGCCGCGTCGTGATCGAAGCGGGGAGTGTCGAACGGATCGTCGAAGAAAAAGACGCCACCGAGGCGCAAAAAGCGATCAATACGGTCAACGCCGGAGTCTACGCGTTCAAACACCACGTATTGCAAAACTACATTCCCCGCCTCTCCAACAACAATGCGCAGGGGGAATACTACCTCACCGACGTCATCGAGATGGCGCGGGGCGACGGCCTCTCCATCGCCCCGCTGTATGTGGGCGAAGAGGAGTTCAAAGGGGTCAATTCCAAAGCCGATCTCGCCCACGCCGAAGAGATCATGATGGAACGGATTCGCAAAGCGTGGATGGACGCTGGGGTGATCCTGCAGCTTCCCCAGACGATCTACATCGAAGAAGGGGTCCGCTTCGTCGGCGAGTGCATCGTTGAAAACGGTGCCCGTCTGTGCGGAGAGAGCCTCATCGAGAATTCGCACGTCAAAGCCCACAGCGTCATCGAAGATTCGACCCTCCGAAATTCCGACGTCGGGCCGCTCGCCCACCTGCGCCCGCAGAGCGTGCTGGAAAACACCCACGTCGGCAACTTCGTCGAAGTGAAAAAATCCCACCTCCGCGGAGTGAAGGCCGGGCACCTGAGCTATCTGGGGGATGCCGACATCGACGAGGGGACGAACATCGGCGCGGGGACCATCACCTGTAACTACGACGGGATGAAAAAATACCGCACCGTGATCGGCAAAAACGTCTTCGTCGGCAGCGACAGCCAGCTCGTCGCCCCCGTCGAAATCGCCGACAACGTCATGATCGCCGCGGGAACCACCCTCACCGCCGGCAAATACGAAAGCGGCATCCTCGTCCTCAGCCGCACCCCTGTCCGTAAAGTCGCGGGCTTCTTCGCCAAATTTTTCGGCAAAGGGAAAGAATGCTGA
- the fliP gene encoding flagellar type III secretion system pore protein FliP (The bacterial flagellar biogenesis protein FliP forms a type III secretion system (T3SS)-type pore required for flagellar assembly.), translating to MGRLVFLLLMIPLMLWAEDAQVPAMNFNLTAPETPEEVVSSLNVLLVLTVLFLAPSLVLVMTTFTRFVIVFGFLRQALGTQQVPPTQLLVMLALILTVFVMEPVATKAYDEGIKPYSEELITYDEAFEKTTEPFKNFMVRNTREKDLALFLRIRHMENPQSIKEVPLTIVIPAFVISELKTAFEIGFLLFLPFLVIDMVVASILMSMGMMMLPPVMISMPFKILVFVMVDGWNLLIGNLIASVK from the coding sequence TTGGGTCGTTTGGTCTTTTTGCTCTTGATGATCCCGTTGATGCTGTGGGCCGAAGACGCCCAGGTACCGGCGATGAACTTCAACCTGACCGCCCCCGAAACGCCCGAAGAGGTGGTGAGCTCGCTCAACGTCCTCCTCGTCCTCACGGTCCTTTTCCTCGCCCCGAGCCTGGTGCTCGTGATGACGACTTTCACCCGTTTTGTGATCGTGTTCGGGTTTTTGCGCCAGGCGCTGGGAACCCAGCAGGTCCCGCCGACGCAGCTGCTCGTGATGCTCGCGCTCATCCTTACGGTGTTCGTCATGGAACCCGTCGCTACCAAAGCCTACGATGAAGGGATCAAGCCCTACAGCGAAGAGCTGATCACCTACGACGAGGCGTTCGAGAAAACGACCGAACCGTTCAAAAACTTCATGGTCCGCAACACCCGCGAAAAAGACCTTGCGCTCTTTTTACGGATCCGGCACATGGAAAACCCCCAGTCGATCAAAGAGGTGCCTCTTACCATCGTGATCCCGGCGTTCGTCATCAGCGAACTCAAAACGGCTTTTGAGATCGGGTTTCTCCTCTTTCTCCCTTTCCTCGTTATCGACATGGTTGTCGCGTCGATACTGATGTCGATGGGGATGATGATGTTGCCCCCCGTCATGATTTCGATGCCGTTCAAGATACTCGTCTTTGTGATGGTGGACGGCTGGAACCTCCTCATCGGCAATCTTATAGCCAGTGTCAAATAG
- a CDS encoding phosphatase PAP2 family protein, translating into MNFHEKLTPDERFLLLAVMVLALGALGALTLAVRGGHLLHLDQAVLGGFHKLKNPSLDRFFSSITWLGSLWVLLPAYVVLVLSLSKSFEHVERVMGIGFFGAIITTYVIKYLFERKRPHFFGPIGELPLDPAFPSAHTTQIIAFSLLLWIVVYTGPTLGNLVLSAVLLGISVGVVLSRMYLQVHFPTDVVAGTLIALIWAAIAVLAVKSGAVR; encoded by the coding sequence ATGAACTTTCATGAAAAGCTCACGCCGGATGAGCGTTTTTTGCTCCTCGCCGTGATGGTTCTTGCGCTGGGGGCGCTGGGCGCTCTCACCCTCGCGGTTCGGGGCGGACATCTGTTGCACCTGGATCAGGCGGTATTGGGGGGATTTCACAAGCTCAAAAACCCTTCTCTGGACCGTTTTTTCTCGTCGATCACGTGGCTTGGATCGCTCTGGGTCCTCCTCCCCGCCTACGTCGTTTTGGTCCTGAGCCTCTCGAAAAGTTTCGAACACGTCGAACGGGTGATGGGGATCGGCTTTTTCGGCGCGATCATTACGACCTACGTCATTAAGTACCTGTTTGAGCGCAAACGTCCCCATTTTTTCGGGCCGATCGGTGAACTGCCGCTGGATCCGGCATTTCCGAGCGCCCACACGACCCAGATCATCGCGTTTAGCCTTTTGCTGTGGATCGTCGTCTACACCGGGCCGACGCTGGGCAATCTGGTCCTGAGTGCGGTGCTGCTGGGGATATCGGTAGGGGTAGTGCTCTCGCGGATGTACCTGCAGGTCCATTTTCCGACCGACGTCGTGGCGGGAACCCTGATTGCGCTGATCTGGGCCGCCATTGCAGTTTTGGCGGTCAAATCGGGAGCGGTGCGATGA
- the coaBC gene encoding bifunctional phosphopantothenoylcysteine decarboxylase/phosphopantothenate--cysteine ligase CoaBC, protein MLIPPTLLAGKKILLGVTGSIAAYKTLELVRLFTKAGADVRVVMSPAAKKFVQPLSFEALSRNAVLDDTNESWSDDFNHIKISQWADVMVIAPATANTIAKLANGIADTILTQCALAFAGPKVLAPSANTNMIQNPMIQGSLKMLAMSGYESVSTQTKELACQTTGDGAMAEPLDIFYETARVLLKDPFWEDRRVVVTGGGTREKIDEVRYVSNFSSGKMAKAIALSLYLKGSDVCYITTKGAEGLPKGIYTIDVDDAAEMLEYTRDAVRVAKKGKLSKPSLTSTEAIRLIQKRPYLFMVAAVADFTPKFPQRGKLKKSTLGEHWQIELTQTSDILSTLAQERDGVTTIAFKAEMDTQEGLENARKLLREKAVDAVCYNLLDDAKSFGGEENTITFITPEQQIDLGRHTKFDLADKILHHAQACTL, encoded by the coding sequence ATGCTGATTCCACCGACCCTGCTTGCGGGCAAAAAAATCCTTTTGGGGGTGACCGGATCGATCGCGGCGTATAAAACGCTCGAGCTGGTGCGGCTCTTTACGAAAGCGGGAGCCGACGTACGCGTGGTGATGAGCCCCGCGGCCAAAAAATTCGTCCAGCCTCTCAGTTTCGAAGCCCTCAGCCGCAACGCGGTACTTGACGATACCAACGAATCGTGGTCGGACGATTTCAACCACATCAAAATTTCGCAGTGGGCCGATGTCATGGTGATCGCTCCCGCCACCGCCAACACCATCGCCAAACTCGCCAACGGGATCGCCGACACGATCCTCACCCAGTGTGCCCTGGCGTTTGCGGGGCCCAAAGTGCTGGCCCCCTCCGCCAATACGAACATGATCCAAAACCCCATGATCCAGGGATCGCTCAAAATGCTTGCGATGTCGGGCTACGAGAGCGTCTCGACCCAGACCAAAGAGCTCGCCTGCCAGACGACGGGCGACGGTGCGATGGCCGAACCCCTCGACATCTTTTACGAAACGGCAAGAGTATTGCTCAAAGACCCTTTCTGGGAAGACCGCCGCGTGGTCGTTACCGGCGGCGGAACCAGAGAAAAAATCGACGAAGTGCGCTACGTCTCCAATTTTTCTTCGGGGAAAATGGCCAAAGCGATCGCCCTTTCGCTCTACCTCAAAGGATCGGACGTCTGCTACATCACGACCAAAGGGGCCGAAGGCCTCCCCAAAGGGATCTATACGATCGACGTCGACGATGCCGCCGAAATGCTGGAGTATACCCGCGATGCGGTCCGTGTCGCCAAAAAAGGGAAACTGAGCAAACCTTCGCTCACCAGCACCGAAGCGATCCGGCTCATCCAAAAACGCCCCTATTTGTTCATGGTCGCGGCGGTTGCCGATTTCACCCCCAAATTCCCCCAGCGGGGGAAACTCAAAAAATCGACCCTCGGAGAGCACTGGCAGATCGAGCTCACCCAGACCTCCGACATCCTAAGTACCCTAGCGCAGGAACGCGACGGGGTCACCACGATTGCTTTCAAAGCGGAAATGGATACCCAAGAGGGGCTTGAAAACGCCCGAAAGCTGCTGAGGGAAAAAGCGGTCGACGCCGTTTGCTACAATCTGCTCGATGACGCCAAAAGTTTCGGTGGGGAAGAGAACACGATCACCTTCATCACCCCCGAACAGCAGATCGATCTGGGACGCCATACCAAATTCGACCTTGCCGACAAAATTTTACATCACGCACAAGCCTGTACCTTATGA
- a CDS encoding di-trans,poly-cis-decaprenylcistransferase, with translation MSNRARHIAIIMDGNGRWAQAQGKSRTAGHEKGAETVRRITTFCAENDEIERLTLYAFSTENWKRPKLEVEFLMKLLDKYLKNELKTYLEGNIRFEPIGDLSHFSPSLRKTIERVREETARCSGLVQSLALNYGAQDEIVRAANALLERGEAISAESLGRALDTDENVDLLIRTGGDHRLSNFLLWQSAYAELFFTDTLWPDFTTAEFERIIKKFKTVERRFGGLN, from the coding sequence ATGAGCAACCGCGCACGCCACATCGCCATCATCATGGACGGTAACGGCCGTTGGGCGCAGGCCCAGGGCAAAAGCCGCACCGCCGGCCATGAAAAAGGGGCCGAAACGGTACGCAGAATCACCACTTTCTGCGCCGAAAACGACGAAATCGAGCGCCTGACCCTCTATGCGTTCAGCACCGAAAACTGGAAACGTCCCAAACTCGAAGTGGAATTTTTGATGAAGCTCCTCGACAAATATCTCAAAAACGAGCTGAAAACCTACCTCGAGGGGAATATCCGCTTCGAGCCGATCGGGGATCTTTCCCACTTCTCCCCCTCTTTGCGCAAGACGATCGAACGGGTGCGCGAAGAGACGGCCCGATGCAGCGGACTCGTCCAGAGCCTCGCGCTCAACTACGGCGCACAGGATGAGATCGTCCGGGCCGCGAACGCACTGCTCGAGCGGGGCGAGGCAATCAGCGCCGAATCGCTCGGGCGCGCCCTGGATACGGACGAAAACGTCGACCTCCTCATCCGCACAGGGGGAGACCACCGCCTCTCGAATTTCCTGCTGTGGCAGTCGGCATACGCCGAGCTGTTCTTTACCGATACGCTGTGGCCCGATTTTACGACCGCGGAGTTTGAACGGATCATCAAAAAATTCAAAACGGTCGAAAGACGCTTCGGAGGGCTTAACTGA
- a CDS encoding prepilin peptidase, protein MEWILVFLLGAAIGSFMNVVILRLPRDESVSFPASHCMSCNTPLRFYHNIPIFSWLFLRGKCGFCGAKISLQYPFVELLGGLIFLLCAMKLGISLPAAGIALAFVLLLALSLIDYRYKMVPDSLNLAALTLAVISATSFAHLAYNFQNALLFAGGFTLLRFYLSYAIKKEAMGEADIMIAATMGAMLGIQLALAAIFIGALLALPALLLTRSEDEESQQLPFIPFLAMGAWIALMFDGYITTYLAGLYG, encoded by the coding sequence ATGGAATGGATACTGGTATTTCTTCTCGGTGCGGCGATCGGTTCGTTCATGAACGTCGTCATCCTCCGTCTCCCCAGAGACGAAAGCGTTTCGTTTCCCGCATCCCACTGTATGAGTTGCAACACGCCGCTGCGTTTTTACCACAACATCCCGATCTTCTCGTGGCTTTTCCTCCGGGGGAAATGCGGCTTTTGCGGTGCGAAGATCTCGCTGCAGTACCCTTTCGTCGAGCTGCTCGGCGGGCTCATTTTCCTCCTCTGCGCGATGAAGCTGGGGATTTCCCTCCCTGCGGCCGGAATCGCTCTGGCCTTTGTTCTCCTGCTGGCCCTTTCGCTCATCGACTACCGCTACAAGATGGTTCCCGACAGCCTCAACCTCGCCGCCCTCACCCTCGCGGTGATCAGCGCGACCTCGTTCGCCCATCTGGCCTACAATTTTCAAAACGCCCTCCTCTTCGCGGGGGGATTCACGCTGCTGCGTTTTTACCTCTCCTACGCGATCAAAAAAGAGGCGATGGGCGAAGCCGACATCATGATCGCGGCGACGATGGGGGCGATGTTGGGAATCCAGCTCGCGCTGGCGGCGATTTTCATCGGGGCGCTGCTTGCCCTCCCCGCACTCCTCCTCACCCGCAGCGAGGATGAAGAATCGCAGCAGCTCCCGTTCATCCCTTTCCTGGCGATGGGGGCATGGATCGCCCTCATGTTCGACGGATACATCACTACCTATCTGGCAGGCCTTTATGGATAA